The Xiphias gladius isolate SHS-SW01 ecotype Sanya breed wild chromosome 9, ASM1685928v1, whole genome shotgun sequence genome window below encodes:
- the LOC120794598 gene encoding phenylethanolamine N-methyltransferase-like, whose translation MEEKGKENGVAAMAACYQKFDPAAYLQYNYTPPRADFERKDSIVPWKLACLHRAFTEGDVSGELLVDIGSGPTLYQVLSGCEVFNKVLLTDFLEVNRQELRRWLQDEEGCNLDWTPYLEHVCKLEGRRPTAWTEKAAKLRQVITDILPIDVHRPQPLASDALPSVGADCLVSCFCLESVSPDLVAFTRALGHIGRLLRPGGHLLLIGALGESYYFGGPGVKIPVVPLNEAQVCASLKESGFTLIRLEVYTLPQDMRVGVDDVTGVFFVKARKD comes from the exons ATGGAAGAGAAGGGGAAAGAGAATGGAGTAGCGGCCATGGCAGCCTGCTACCAGAAATTTGATCCTGCAGCGTATCTGCAGTATAACTACACTCCACCACGGGCTGATTTTGAAAGGAAAGACAGCATTGTGCCATGGAAACTGGCATGCCTCCATAGAGCTTTCACTGAAG GAGATGTGAGTGGTGAGCTTCTGGTGGACATTGGCTCGGGTCCTACCCTGTACCAGGTGCTGAGTGGCTGTGAGGTTTTCAACAAGGTGCTCCTCACAGACTTTCTGGAGGTCAACAGGCAGGAGCTGAGGCGCTGGCTCCAGGACGAGGAAGGCTGCAACCTGGACTGGACACCGTACCTGGAGCACGTGTGCAAGCTGGAGGGACGACG GCCTACAGCATGGACGGAGAAAGCTGCCAAGCTACGTCAGGTCATCACGGACATCCTCCCAATTGATGTGCACCGTCCTCAGCCTCTGGCCTCTGATGCTCTTCCTTCAGTGGGGGCCGACTGTCTCGTGTCCTGCTTCTGTCTGGAGAGCGTCAGCCCTGACCTTGTTGCTTTCACCAGGGCCTTGGGCCACATTGGGAGGCTCCTGCGGCCAGGTGGCCACCTCCTGCTCATCGGAGCCCTGGGAGAGAGTTACTATTTTGGAGGGCCTGGGGTAAAGATCCCTGTGGTCCCACTGAATGAGGCCCAGGTCTGTGCTAGTTTGAAGGAGAGCGGCTTCACCCTGATCCGGCTGGAGGTTTACACACTGCCTCAGGATATGAGGGTCGGGGTCGATGATGTGACTGGGGTGTTCTTTGTAAAGGCTAGAAAGGACTGA